AAGGCCGGGCAGCCGGTCTCCCGCGCCGCTGAGACGCCTCCGCCGGTGAGACGCTCCCGCCACGAGGCGCCCCGCCGGTAGGACGTCTCTGTCAGTGAGACACTCCCGCCGGTGAGCCGCCCCTGCCGGTGAGACATCCCCGCCGGCGGGGGCGACACCTGGTCAGTGGGGCAGCACCGCGGCCAGGCGCTCCTCTCGGAGACGGTCGAACCAGGCGTCGTCGATCGGCGGCAGCTGGGCACCCACCGCCCAGGTGAGCAGCAGGTCGGCGAGGCCGGGGTTACGGGCGAGCGCGGGACCGTGCAGATAGGTGCCGACGATCTTGCCGGTGTAGCAGCCCTCGGTGCCGTCGCCGTTGCCGACGCCGACCGCCGTACGCGCCAGCGGCCGGATCCCAGCCCCGAGCCGGGTGACGCCCATGTGGTTCTCGAAGCCGGTCAGCGTCGGGATGCCGAGCGCCGGGTCCGCCTCCCCCGCCAGCTCGCCGACGGCCCGGCCCTGGCCGCGCCCGCTGGAGATGTCGATCAGGCCGATGCCGTCGACCGGCTGGCCCTCCTCGCCGCCGAACGTGGTGCCGATGATCTGGTAGCCCGCGCACACGGCCAGCAGGGCCGCGCCCCGCTGGATGGCCCGATGCAGGCCGCCGTCGCGCCGGAGCCGCTCGGAGGCCAGGATCTGCGGCCGGTCCTCGCCGCCGCCGATGAGGTAGATGTCACCGCCCTCGGGAACCGGGTCGGCCGAGCGCACGTGCACGGTCTCGACCGGGATGCCCCGGCGCTGGGCGCGCTGCTCCAGGACCAGGACGTTGCCCTGGTCGCCGTACGTGCTCAATAGGTCCGGATAAATCCAGACAAGGCGCAGGGCGCTGTCAGACTGCACGACCGAACTCCGATCGGATCTGCT
This region of Streptosporangium sp. NBC_01495 genomic DNA includes:
- a CDS encoding type 1 glutamine amidotransferase; translated protein: MQSDSALRLVWIYPDLLSTYGDQGNVLVLEQRAQRRGIPVETVHVRSADPVPEGGDIYLIGGGEDRPQILASERLRRDGGLHRAIQRGAALLAVCAGYQIIGTTFGGEEGQPVDGIGLIDISSGRGQGRAVGELAGEADPALGIPTLTGFENHMGVTRLGAGIRPLARTAVGVGNGDGTEGCYTGKIVGTYLHGPALARNPGLADLLLTWAVGAQLPPIDDAWFDRLREERLAAVLPH